A region of Halorussus limi DNA encodes the following proteins:
- a CDS encoding PIN domain-containing protein — protein sequence MIVDTIFVLDVIDGVEEAIEKERELEAAGVPLVIPAMTLLELYIGVGKVTNSARERQQVEAIFDIYPLVEMSPSISRRAGRLLGEQMNTGDGDGPGIGKGDAAIAATALERDEPILTADSHFETIDGVEVETYR from the coding sequence ATGATCGTCGACACGATCTTCGTGCTGGACGTCATCGACGGTGTGGAGGAGGCCATCGAGAAAGAACGAGAACTCGAAGCCGCAGGTGTCCCCCTCGTCATTCCCGCGATGACCCTGCTCGAACTCTACATCGGCGTGGGGAAAGTCACAAACTCGGCACGGGAACGCCAGCAAGTCGAAGCGATTTTCGACATCTACCCGCTCGTGGAGATGTCACCGAGTATCTCCCGTCGTGCTGGTCGACTGCTCGGCGAGCAAATGAACACAGGCGATGGCGATGGACCGGGCATCGGGAAAGGTGATGCCGCAATTGCAGCGACAGCACTCGAACGCGACGAGCCGATTTTGACGGCCGACTCACATTTCGAAACGATCGACGGCGTCGAGGTCGAAACGTATCGATGA
- a CDS encoding DUF7342 family protein: MSDDPTQNDTQNHASMTRGERIRAAARTLQTPRTASWIADETDASVKTAQKYLNQLVEDNVLRKIEQGDQTLYCVDQLMATYREVAALQREHDREALTTSLESMRTKIRDWKTTYDVETPGELRASIADLDNSEEIEERREVASEWEHLKERIPVVRAALNEYDWANERDALPA; this comes from the coding sequence ATGTCCGACGACCCCACCCAAAACGACACCCAGAATCACGCGTCGATGACGCGTGGCGAACGAATCCGCGCGGCTGCGCGGACGCTCCAGACACCGCGTACTGCCTCGTGGATCGCCGACGAGACAGACGCGTCGGTGAAAACAGCCCAGAAATATCTCAACCAACTCGTCGAGGACAACGTGCTCCGGAAGATCGAGCAGGGCGACCAGACGCTCTACTGCGTCGACCAACTCATGGCGACCTACCGTGAAGTCGCTGCGCTTCAACGCGAACACGACCGCGAAGCACTCACGACCTCACTCGAATCGATGCGCACCAAAATCAGGGACTGGAAGACCACCTACGATGTCGAGACGCCGGGTGAACTCCGGGCGAGTATCGCCGACCTCGACAACTCCGAGGAGATCGAAGAACGACGGGAGGTTGCCAGCGAGTGGGAGCATCTCAAAGAGCGCATCCCGGTCGTCCGGGCAGCACTCAACGAATACGACTGGGCGAACGAGCGTGACGCCCTCCCTGCCTAA
- a CDS encoding DUF6166 domain-containing protein: MSGTTDSKSLEQTRPNPKQDVVYVGYRRRGRAIVEKQPGQEQMTPEQSLELANHSPSGFSWGYSGSGPAQLALALLLDYTDDEDVALAHYIGFKTRVVSQLDCSHPEGYWRLTGTDIENALRELSDEAVASSN, encoded by the coding sequence ATGAGTGGAACAACTGACTCGAAATCACTCGAACAGACACGGCCAAACCCGAAACAGGATGTCGTCTACGTCGGCTACCGGCGGCGCGGACGTGCTATTGTAGAAAAACAGCCCGGTCAAGAACAGATGACACCAGAGCAGAGTCTGGAACTGGCGAATCACAGTCCCTCGGGCTTCAGCTGGGGATACAGTGGGAGTGGCCCGGCGCAACTTGCGCTTGCGCTCCTACTGGACTACACCGACGATGAAGACGTTGCGCTAGCCCACTACATTGGGTTCAAAACCCGGGTCGTGAGCCAGTTGGACTGCTCTCATCCTGAAGGGTACTGGCGACTCACCGGCACTGACATCGAAAACGCCCTCCGTGAACTGTCCGACGAAGCCGTCGCATCGTCCAACTAA
- a CDS encoding antitoxin VapB family protein, with protein sequence MSHQVRLNDDLYERIKANKQEGESFSDAIERLINDRSLRDLQDIFDDEQVDEMRDAIETADEEDVAEVREIGERFE encoded by the coding sequence ATGTCGCATCAGGTCCGACTCAACGACGACCTCTACGAGCGCATCAAAGCAAACAAGCAGGAGGGAGAGTCGTTTAGCGACGCCATCGAGCGCCTTATCAACGACCGTTCGCTTCGTGACCTTCAGGACATCTTCGATGATGAGCAGGTAGACGAGATGCGGGACGCAATCGAAACAGCAGATGAAGAGGACGTAGCCGAGGTCCGTGAAATCGGCGAACGCTTCGAATGA
- a CDS encoding DUF3179 domain-containing (seleno)protein yields MTTTVGGTGVVVFASENGIYAFRNPDYEFEQTESGAYEADGTTWDEATGESADGRSLGAVSAKRLFAFAWQDDHGHDAFYSP; encoded by the coding sequence GTGACGACCACCGTCGGTGGAACTGGTGTCGTCGTGTTCGCGTCCGAGAACGGAATCTACGCGTTTCGGAACCCCGACTACGAGTTCGAACAGACCGAGAGCGGGGCGTACGAGGCCGACGGAACCACGTGGGACGAAGCGACGGGCGAGTCAGCGGACGGACGGTCCCTTGGAGCTGTATCCGCGAAACGGCTGTTCGCGTTCGCGTGGCAGGACGACCACGGTCACGATGCGTTCTACTCCCCGTAA
- a CDS encoding NAD(P)H-hydrate epimerase, which produces MSVSVVLDRSPDALDGAVSTQYRILEGMNVSVTTSDASDVCSEADTVVDSLIGYGLQGAPRGRTQDLIDLCNDTETPTVSLDVPSGLDATTGERPGLLVESDEILTLALPKTGLREIESRLYLGDISIPRIVYDRVGIEYETPFRESYCVAVER; this is translated from the coding sequence GTGTCCGTGTCTGTCGTCCTCGACCGCTCTCCGGATGCCTTAGACGGTGCCGTATCGACCCAGTATCGCATTCTCGAGGGGATGAACGTCTCCGTCACCACCTCGGACGCTTCTGACGTGTGTAGCGAGGCGGACACCGTCGTCGATTCGCTCATCGGGTACGGTCTGCAGGGTGCTCCTCGTGGACGGACTCAGGACCTCATCGACCTCTGTAACGATACCGAGACACCTACCGTTTCCCTCGACGTGCCATCGGGACTCGACGCGACGACTGGCGAGCGTCCCGGACTGCTCGTCGAATCGGACGAGATACTCACGCTGGCACTTCCGAAGACCGGCCTTCGCGAAATCGAGAGTCGGCTCTACCTCGGAGATATCAGTATCCCGCGTATCGTGTACGACCGAGTGGGTATCGAGTACGAAACACCGTTCAGAGAGTCCTACTGCGTGGCGGTAGAACGGTAA
- a CDS encoding SWIM zinc finger family protein → MTTPLANLETTSRVRKRAQYEALEFELQNGDVRVRNGSYADPENHEYTVCIEDDLPTACTCPADAKYSEACKHRVAVALRRPILDAVRHHQLLADGGETVQPSNQVRDHKENSEEQPEIDESDCDCADFSSDFPCWECYRTGRRDLPE, encoded by the coding sequence ATGACAACGCCACTCGCAAACCTAGAAACGACGAGTAGAGTCCGAAAACGAGCACAGTACGAAGCCCTCGAATTCGAACTTCAAAACGGTGATGTGCGCGTGCGGAATGGGAGCTACGCCGACCCGGAGAATCACGAATACACCGTTTGCATCGAGGACGACCTACCGACTGCGTGTACGTGCCCGGCAGACGCGAAATACAGCGAGGCGTGTAAACACCGTGTTGCTGTTGCGCTCCGCCGGCCTATTCTCGACGCCGTCCGCCACCACCAACTCCTCGCCGACGGTGGCGAGACTGTCCAGCCCTCAAACCAAGTGCGCGACCATAAGGAGAACTCAGAAGAACAACCGGAGATAGATGAATCGGACTGTGACTGTGCGGACTTCTCCAGCGATTTCCCGTGCTGGGAGTGCTACCGGACCGGACGACGTGACCTCCCCGAATAG
- a CDS encoding outer membrane protein assembly factor BamB family protein yields the protein MRRRLRSPDDRHLGRKSYEINILISDMKRRTFLSTAAVGASTLSGCLSMLPSSDSDTPLPDVPTGAWTQYGADAANTFATDVSAPSQGNLAWTSETFTRWQPAVSDGTVYTTNFDPSHDGSAIALDAQDGTEQWRTTLDASGANGTVVVDERCIVAYDTELVALDPETGERIWTETTNGLELSELLVADEATGTVLVASESGIEAFGAANGKKRWETDTIRPLVHAPAVYDGRVFAVGNVDGAPSLVALSLEDGAERWRSELTSGPESAAPVATQEGVFVADDRTLVAYDRETGDRHRELHSFGEGEDAIAHTVAADDGTVFVTSASGAVAVDSETGTERWRRDAPVYDPGICVGTETVVFPIDDPEYSPGKKTISALDRDSGEMRWHHAFDRSPNVIVPPILVDGAVFFTASNMDSLAALGDVPARDS from the coding sequence ATGCGGCGACGGCTCAGGTCGCCGGACGACCGTCATCTCGGAAGAAAGAGTTATGAAATTAACATTCTAATCTCGGATATGAAGCGGAGAACGTTCCTGTCGACAGCGGCCGTCGGCGCAAGTACACTCTCGGGGTGTCTGTCGATGCTCCCGTCGTCAGACTCGGACACCCCCCTGCCGGACGTTCCCACGGGAGCGTGGACACAGTACGGAGCCGACGCGGCGAACACGTTCGCAACAGACGTATCCGCTCCATCGCAGGGGAACCTGGCATGGACGTCGGAGACCTTCACACGCTGGCAGCCTGCGGTTTCCGACGGAACAGTGTACACGACGAACTTCGACCCCAGCCACGACGGGAGTGCAATCGCACTCGACGCACAGGACGGCACCGAACAGTGGCGAACCACCCTCGACGCCAGCGGGGCCAACGGGACTGTCGTCGTCGACGAGAGATGTATCGTGGCATACGACACGGAACTCGTCGCGCTCGATCCCGAAACGGGCGAGCGAATCTGGACCGAAACGACGAACGGTCTCGAATTATCGGAACTGCTCGTCGCAGACGAAGCCACCGGGACCGTACTGGTCGCGTCCGAAAGCGGTATCGAGGCGTTCGGAGCAGCGAACGGGAAGAAACGCTGGGAAACCGACACGATACGCCCACTCGTCCATGCGCCTGCAGTGTACGACGGGCGCGTGTTCGCGGTAGGAAACGTCGATGGAGCGCCGTCCCTCGTTGCCCTCTCGCTGGAGGACGGCGCGGAGCGCTGGCGGAGCGAACTCACCTCCGGACCCGAGTCCGCCGCGCCCGTCGCGACCCAAGAAGGGGTGTTCGTCGCCGACGACCGAACGCTCGTCGCCTACGACAGGGAAACCGGCGACCGCCACCGCGAACTCCACTCGTTCGGCGAGGGCGAAGATGCAATCGCTCACACGGTTGCGGCCGACGACGGTACCGTGTTCGTCACTAGCGCGTCCGGTGCCGTCGCAGTCGACAGCGAAACCGGAACGGAACGATGGCGCCGCGACGCTCCGGTGTACGACCCGGGAATCTGTGTCGGAACCGAAACGGTCGTGTTCCCGATCGACGACCCCGAATACTCACCCGGCAAGAAGACGATCAGCGCGCTCGATCGCGACTCGGGAGAGATGCGCTGGCACCACGCGTTCGACCGGTCCCCCAACGTGATCGTACCGCCGATACTGGTCGACGGAGCCGTGTTCTTTACAGCCAGTAACATGGACAGTCTCGCGGCCCTCGGCGACGTGCCCGCACGGGATAGTTAG
- a CDS encoding DUF7389 domain-containing protein — protein MSEHNSSSRAATKSKATNDESSPTEHIERSDVGVSLTVKLKRGTGTRDEDQIKAKVKAKTLDDAREDMDVLRAYIRNLAEEARQIQPAE, from the coding sequence ATGTCAGAACACAACTCGTCTTCTCGTGCAGCGACCAAATCGAAAGCAACCAATGACGAATCGTCACCGACAGAGCACATCGAGCGGAGCGACGTCGGTGTCTCGCTCACGGTGAAACTCAAGCGAGGGACTGGTACACGAGATGAAGACCAGATCAAGGCGAAGGTGAAGGCGAAAACGCTTGACGACGCCCGTGAAGATATGGACGTACTTCGAGCGTACATTCGTAATCTCGCCGAGGAGGCTCGCCAGATTCAACCGGCGGAATGA